One region of Paenibacillus polymyxa M1 genomic DNA includes:
- a CDS encoding helix-turn-helix transcriptional regulator codes for MKITPTIRAELEQFLQQEGLTLSKFGQIAGMNRGIISSIVKGNKSMSINQLDRITEAMGLPEGRFYDLFIENYIIDHPPNMRRIEPFLFRCAELDKLDAIRRVVGAIMDNLLYSPKLFEIAEELLSQGRHAAALLLYEGVAEAERYQHSERLAVCQYRIFKIQISDDQSQNVGAAAVFEAFVERLDEIDQLDALKDLANVYRSLRKWDKVEEMAIKMRAKAEIQYTMKHQQNSREQTESSDKLSRPLFVYIAYADLLCANACEEQGNYEQALHYTYAYSNLDWVRETDEDTQHWIGLFKHWSQANILAYRLLSGDVSALHEYLNFIDDSSDTIQEDRVTQLLNIMTAANRYELDLNDILKRFETEIGSLSQRPSSDDMYTQQVIPEYSALCGYELAYYYLNHGMHYDGFNHLFCAMVKAHILNNETYFINCMGLFVRFKAHAVSETKTEFYNLIEKVWLNNVEKNGNVDRCE; via the coding sequence ATGAAAATTACACCCACGATTAGAGCAGAATTGGAACAATTTCTACAACAAGAAGGCTTAACATTATCTAAATTTGGACAAATCGCAGGGATGAATAGAGGAATAATAAGTAGCATTGTAAAAGGTAATAAATCTATGTCTATTAATCAGCTTGATCGAATTACTGAAGCTATGGGCTTACCAGAAGGTCGCTTTTATGATCTATTTATAGAAAATTATATTATTGACCATCCTCCTAATATGAGACGAATCGAGCCGTTTTTGTTTCGCTGTGCGGAGTTGGACAAGTTGGATGCAATCCGTCGAGTGGTGGGAGCCATCATGGATAATCTGCTGTATTCACCCAAGCTATTTGAAATTGCAGAAGAATTGTTGTCGCAGGGAAGACATGCGGCTGCATTGCTACTCTATGAGGGGGTAGCTGAAGCGGAGAGATATCAACATTCTGAACGTTTGGCGGTTTGTCAATATCGTATATTCAAGATTCAGATTAGTGACGATCAAAGCCAAAATGTCGGGGCGGCAGCCGTATTTGAGGCTTTTGTCGAACGACTAGATGAAATAGACCAGCTTGACGCATTGAAGGATTTAGCAAACGTATACAGGTCTTTACGAAAATGGGACAAGGTTGAGGAAATGGCGATAAAAATGAGAGCTAAAGCCGAGATCCAATATACAATGAAACATCAACAGAACAGCCGAGAACAGACCGAATCTAGCGACAAGCTAAGTCGTCCCTTGTTTGTGTACATTGCTTATGCAGACTTGCTCTGTGCTAATGCATGTGAAGAGCAGGGTAATTATGAGCAGGCATTACACTATACATATGCCTACTCCAATTTAGATTGGGTTAGAGAGACCGATGAGGATACCCAGCACTGGATTGGTTTGTTTAAACACTGGTCACAAGCTAATATACTTGCATATAGGCTTTTATCTGGTGATGTGAGTGCGCTTCATGAATATCTAAACTTTATTGATGACTCATCAGATACGATTCAAGAAGATAGGGTAACTCAATTACTTAACATAATGACGGCGGCTAACCGTTATGAGCTTGATTTAAACGATATACTTAAACGATTTGAAACAGAAATTGGGTCTTTATCTCAGCGACCATCATCAGATGATATGTATACCCAGCAAGTAATACCGGAATACTCTGCACTTTGTGGATATGAATTGGCTTATTATTATTTAAATCATGGGATGCATTATGATGGCTTTAATCATTTGTTTTGTGCAATGGTAAAAGCGCATATACTAAATAATGAGACATATTTTATAAATTGTATGGGGTTGTTTGTGCGTTTCAAAGCCCATGCGGTATCTGAAACCAAAACAGAGTTTTACAATCTCATTGAAAAGGTGTGGTTAAACAATGTTGAAAAAAATGGTAATGTTGATCGTTGTGAGTAG